The nucleotide window catgccaccgcgtcTGCCATGGCCGGTGTTAGCCTTGTTCTGTGTCATAATCAACCTTCGAAATGCCACAGATCGACGCACCTAGTTCTTGTGaacgttttggtactttggccgtcgttgttgggctcaccgtcggtgagttagcgccggtcagcgccgtcgttgccgCGGTCAAagtcggaggttagggatgacatgcggggccagctgtcagtgagagagagagaacagtgagatttggttatttctgaattttgaatagtgctaaaattttgggaatttataggaaaataatcataactccaaaaattctgaaaatttgtgtgtagcttctgtacatgttctagtatagtttaaaaatttgaataattttttaatgttcaaaaattcagttaattaattgataaatgtgatttccatgatttttgtaggtccctgtataacttcaaaaattatgaaatttgttttggtacactaatttgtcatgaggaagcttacataaaaatttgaggtcatttgaaataagttcatttttgggcttatttccaaatttatccaaaaatgaataaaagcaaaccctaagtgttatattagttttttatcttgttttggtcttgttttgtgaccagtagggtttcaagatcagtttggtcaagtcacatgtgtggtccttgatggtagaattataggttggttttgttggcttgcaactataccgtgaaagacagttgtattcgaggtgttgttatattttatgtaccatgaaagcatcatgtttacattatcatcatgttgaagcatatgttattatttcatgtagaatatGAGAGTGGACCGAtcttagttgagcaagttgttgaAGGATCCCTAGTTGCCTCGGGATTCGATATTtatggtactgatccagaacccgagatcgtcaacgaaggcaagcctcgatttatgcattaaaccattaccttgtttactttgaaaagtttatcacctatgttacctattgcattaagttgattatgacaaatgtcacctacttgatgcattgcctaccttgattaattgtttaccatccttgaagatgatttcatttacaaaggcgtagaatgcttagtatgctttatggtaggctttcaaagtaaaagtttcgatacaatcaaagatggcattctggcaaaagaaagaaagaaggtagaatgaactagagactagtcggatgacttatcttgaatattgggtaatgttgccgactatgttgcttaaaggccactcattgtggatcttctgaacgagacactttgtagtactagtcacatactccggtaagtctactttggctaatccgatactaagacgaatgcccacacactaggagtggagagatggcaggagtagcgtgtaccctcatggctagaatgtggccagatttgaggtgtgctatgctctcggcatggagacggcttagtataggaggatccggtagcgaggttgatgtatgcaagattaagttctacatatgttgtgtgataaggaatccctagctgggacttgaatcaatttgaattgccggtgctccacggatatggagactcattttattacagaagcaatgtaggactggtgaattacaaaaatttgagaaagagaatggaatgagaaggattggaatatgggaaatgtacatttagtttgagataatgaactaaaaggacttaggggtaaatcTTGAAAATAGGacgaagaatagtaagctttttggcaaagaacttttgaatcttgctacatccttaccttgcctcaacacctgcatctttaaagtcgtTCACCCCCTGTtatgtcgggtcagtcttgttgagtacttttgtactcagggtttgttaacccttgttgcaggtgagtcacatgcgcaagCTTGTTTTAGTCCCTgctacatgtctgtgtttgaagtcaatgatgatgaggaatgatgaatggcctttggacaaggcactagtttgtatgataaataaagttaatgtaatattatcccgctactatggttgtatgacacttatggttttgtaagtttgaaacaactagtttgtaaactatgttatcttaagacttccgctatatttcactctgatgtatatatttgaataaactgtcgTAATCtataatgtctgtgattgggatcctgttcgaaaaagattcatggatgatttgggttttatgaggacacccgatagacctgttaagttgttgggaactcgtgtatgctatcagaggtctattaagacaacgataggtgcacgtgggcccgatttcttaggaggttctgccacaaatatGAATGgtagtttttaacgcctccatccatagggcttattggtaaggtggagtaacttatcatactatgcaccatatccatcagggtatgattgTGCCTTTCAActactccattctgttgaggtttgcccggtgtagaatactgtgCTACTATACcatctcctataagaaccttgcaaaaggtccaggaacttggccatatggggtatgccaaccatagtactccccccatggtcgaacctgactatcttaatctttaaattgtgttggttttcaacttctgccttaaatatcttaaatttatccaatgcttctgttctttctttgattggataaatgtagccataacgggagtaatcatttgtaaatgttatgaatgaatcataaccatccacactctttacaggaaatggaCCACAGATACTTTTTttaatgcattctctgcattgttctaaatctgagagctctaatggaggaagaatatcattcttaactagtctttctattctctccctcaaaatatggcctaaacgacagtgccataattttgacaatgcatcgtgagctctcttttgttttctatttacatccgcagacgaggatacattcacattgtcgcacgcaacattcccatcatcgcatacaacattcacatcatcacatagtgataacaaataaagcttattttgtaagatagcaagaccaatacatgcattattaaatgttatcttacatttgccatttctaaaatggcaatcatatccatcattgtccaaacatgaaacactaatcaagttcctcTGTAGCGAGGGAatataaagaacatctctaagtataagtttaaaaccatcagcaagctctagagaaagatcgccaatggcTTCTACTTCTGCTCAGACTTCATTTGCAACTTTatcgtgtctttcgcttctttgcgtagtccttaTCGAATGgaatccctataaagaattaACAACATGAACAGTTACACCTGAGTTAATCCAcaaagtagattttgaatactgtacatacaagaattcatttatgaacgtaataatgttctcacctttctttgccatgatcatctttaagtaatcgggacaatctttcttataatatcCCATCTTGCAATAGAAACATTGAtttttctctactgtgaacttattttgctaaggctgatgcagcatgggaccctttccctttcaCTTTAAGGAGAAGTTAGcattagtattctttttcttgttatcttttagataattgatagagccaccattggcagctttcattctctccccctcttgcacacacatagccatgagcctctccatgtcccatttcttgggctgtatgttgtagttgacaacaaaagtgtcaagcTCTTTTGGCAatgaagcaaaaatcagatggataaggaactcttccttgagagccagatccattggttttagcttagatgctaaattgctcatccttagtatgtgctctcttatgccaccattacctgAGTACCTCTCTATCACCAGCTACTTTATcggctgggtagcatatgtctttgaagagccagtgaattgactctttattctttcgaggtactcggtgacggtgtcacactctaggattaagcccacaattgcaggctcaatcatgttctttatcatagccaaacatttcttattggtagtcacccacttcctatgcttaaggtcataggacattctttgggatgcaaaatccctctctttggttgtccaagcggcatcagcctcgtttgtctccctcaccggtgccacaagcTCTGTGgaacacggtgtggtgactacccagtccacctcagccaaaatgaaggctaggtcaatctttttcttccactctgtatagttatcacctttgagagtggggatatCTTTGAtataacccatcaagttgtatccacctgaaaacacaattcatatagtgtGAGGACATAAATAATGACAACAATtgtatgccttgattccaacgttggttaaaattaaaacatacaactgtttatacattaaatctacatcaccgttgggctgaaatagaattaatgtataacaaaGAACTCATCATAATATttccattaatcaacgttggtcagaataataacaatattataatcaattaaaacatatccattttaaaattaaaatctcccgttggttcgaatttaataataaaaattacatctttaaatacgcagcggaaaaagTAATTCAATTTAATGAACTTTGCCCATAGGAcaaatctcttttctattttctttaagccatttatccattttctaggagataaaacttttactggaaaaagaaaaaaacaaaaatgacTCAAGTTCGTACTGTTCCTTCGGCCCGGTCGGCAAAACGGCCTGGCCCACTACCGTCCACATGCTCTCCCGCGCACTCCcccacgcccaggccgcaacctgggcctaggccgggaaTTTGGCCTCACGCCCTCGCCCGCCTAGGCCAAAAGTCGGCCCGGCCGTTCGCAGCCGCTCGATCAAGATCGACGGCTCAGCATCATTTTCGTGCGAACAAAACCTAGGCGACAGCGTCGACACCCCGAACCCTAGGTCATTCGCtgcctcccttcctctctcttcgCCTCTTTCCTCAGCGCAGCGTTAGCGGCAACCGAGCGAGTCGAGCGGATGAAAAGGTGACAAGAGCGAGCCCCAGCGCCGTTGCcgaccccctcgccggcgtgcgcgctccccaacgggtgagcgagCGGCCTAGCCATGGTGCCTCTATGGCCAGAGCTCGGCGAGCAGTGCCCCCGGCTCAGCGTTCTTTTCCCTGCACGTCGGCAAAGCAGTAGCGCTGCGCAGCAGCGAGGTAGGCCACCCCTTCCCCTTTGGATTTGCTTCTATGTCGGTGCTCGGATTCAACTGATTTGGGATGGGGatcgaagttagggttagggtttcactgttTATCTTCCCCGTGAAAGCTTTTACGGGTTTAGGATTCGGCTCTTACGTTCTTAAGGTCAAAAccctcttctttttctcattttcttaacccagttagggttagggttcaaccgaaccctctgTTCTTGTTAGACCCGCACTGGATCTAACCTTCTACTTTATTTTCTATTCGGTttacccgttctagatctaaaaaccctagaaaccgatggctctggtaccattgttagggctataggatcactaggatcatagatctagctgGTAGAGTGATTTTATACGGGATAAAGGACGTAGTTCATCCTAATAGATGTAGAacaagagagacagagagggaacGGAGAAGATATTGAACCTGACACCGCATAGGGGGTGGGTTCAGTGGACGCCATCACGTTCGTTGATGTAGTCTGCGCATGGGCAGCGACGATCGGTGAAGAGGGCGATGAAGACGTCGACGTCGTTGGAGTGGGCGgcacggctggtggcttcccgtcactggctgcgcccctctttgATCAGATTAGGGTTTTGGTGTCGGTGAGGaactcggctcaggtcaacctcgtgataagagccgccggcccctatctctttttatagcgcagtatgacaggggccctccagccatggtgggctgtgcgcccctgatcagggcacAAATCAAAGTCCCAAATggaccgttgggtccagttagggttagagatcaatctaacactgcGATGCTCCATGGGCCACGTGTGCCGTCACTCCATTGTGGCAATGGAGCTTCGACCATGGCATGTGGCGGCCGGCGGTGCTCCGGCCCGCTGCGGACGGAGGCGAGCGTAGCGTGTCTGGCTGTCGCCCATCTAAGTGCTGGAGGTGGGAGATGAAACTGACAAGTGGGGCCCACATGGCGGTGAGAGAAGCTGTGGGACCTAActgtgagagagggagagagaggagcaggGCTGGGATACCTTCGTCGTTTCGCAATGCGCTGCCACGCTGTCATTTTGACCTAGCACGCCACGTACCTAAAAACGTTTGTTTTTGACAAATAAGATTTCGTCTCTTATTTCTGATAAACATGTAATTGTCATTTTAAGGATGGGAATCGTATAATAGTAAAAATGTAAATTTTCTCCTGCAGTGCTAACATCTATCTATGATTTGGGTTGGCCCATGCTGTTTGTCAACTGGTGACTAGTGGGCCGTGCTTGTAAGGAAACTGTGCGCCGGCATATACTGGCCCAACCAAGTTATACCAGCTCTTTCTCCCTATCTCCTTCCTCCCCAACCGCCGGGCAAAGCTCCCCCGCGACCGGCCCCTCGCGCCTCGCGCCGCCGCAAGCTCGCCCTTGCCCGCGACCAGAGCCTCACCCGCAGCCGCGACCGCGCGCTCGCCCCGCCGGCGACCGGCCCCTTCCGGCGCCCGTGCGCCCTCGCGGCCCCTCGCGCCGCCGCAAGCACGCCCTCGCCCGCAGCCGCGACCGGCGCACCTTCCTCTGCTTTCTTCCCCGCCAGCTATCTGCTCGTCCCACCTGGGGCGTAGTCCTTCCTGAGTCCAATGGCTTCCTCGCCCTCTTTCCCCACCACCGCGCCGCCAGAGCCGGTGACCCCGCCGTCCCCATGGACCATCACAGACGGCGCCATCTCCGGCACGCTACCAGCAGCCGAGGTCTTCGCCGTGCACTACCCGGGCTACCCCTCCTCccccgcccgcgccgcccgcACCCTCGGCGGTCTCCCGGGCATCGCCAAGGTCCGGAGCTCCGATCCCGGCGCCCGCCTCGAGCTCCGCTTCCGCCCCGAGGACCCCTACTGCCATCCAGCCTTCGGCCAGTCCCGCGCCTCCACTGGCCTTCTGCTGCGCCTCTCCAAGCGTAAGGGAGCTGCGGCACCTTGCGCCGAGGTGGTCGCTCGTGTCCGGACTGCCTACCACTTCGAAGGTATGGCAGACTTTCAACATGTTGTTCCAGTGCATGCTGCACAAACGAGAAAAAGAAAACATTCAGATTCTCAAAATGATAACGAAAGGAATTTAGATAAGACAGGACATCATGAAGCAGATGGAGATGTCATGATGTTGGTGCCCCCATTCTTCTCAGTGAAGGATAGACCAACAAAGATAGCGCTTCTACCATCGTCCAATGCCCTATCTAAAACCATGCACAGGGGAGTCATACAAGAACGGTGGGAGATGAACGTTGGACCAACTCTTGCCCTTCCGTTCAACACTCAAGTTGTCCCGGAGAAGATTAATTGGGTAGACCACGTTCGAAAGAATTCTGTAGATTGGGATTGGCAAATGGCTGTCTGCAAATTGTTTGATGAGCGTCCTGTGTGGCCAAGGCAATCACTTTATGAACGGTTGCTTGATGATAGTGTGCATGTCTCTCAAAGCCAATTCAAAAGGCTTCTGTTTAGAGCTGGATACTACTTCTCTACTGGACCCTTTGGAAAATTCTGGATCAGAAGAGGATATGACCCTCGTAAAGATTCTGAGTCACAAATATATCAGAGAATTGATTTTCGCATGCCTCCTGAGCTACGGTATCTTCTAAGGCCAAAGAATTCTGGGGCTCAAAAGTGGGCAGATATGTGCAAGCTTGAAGCAATGCCATCACAGAGTTTCATCTTCCTGCAATTATATGAACTGAAGGATGACTTTATTCAAGCAGAAATTCGAAAACCTTCTTATCAATCAGTTTGTTCACGTTCTACAGGTTGGTTTTCTAAGCCAATGATCAAAACACTGAGGTTGCAAGTGAGCATAAGGTTCCTCTCTTTATTGCCCAATGAAGAGGCTAAAAACTTGTTGAGGAATGCCCATGAACTTATTGAAAGGTCCAAGAAGCAGGAAGCCCTTTCGAGATCTGAGCGGTCAAAAGAAAATAATGATGCTGATGAAGTTCCTGCCACACAAACTGGAACTGAGGATCAAGTTGGCCCTAACAACTCTGATAGTGAAGATGTGGAtggtgaagaagaggaagaggaattggatggttatgattctCCACCTATGGCAGAGGATATTCATGATTTCACCTTAGGTGATTCCTATACATTTGGTGAAGGCTTCTCGAATGGATACCTCGAAGAAGTACTGCGCAGCTTGCCATTGCAGGAAGATGGCCAAAACAAATCAGGTGATGCTCCTATCAACGCTGATGCAAGTGATGGGGAGTTTGAAATTTACGAACAGCCCAGCGATGATGAAGATTCTGATGGTTAGTTGGATTTTTATTGAAGCTGTGATCTTCCCCGGCTTCAGCTTTGTAAGCACATAGGAGCGATTCACATGTATGTAAGAACTGCTTAGATGGCTTATTTGTTAAATTATTTTGGGTACTGAGGGGCTTACTAGTTCCAAAAGAAAAGAacttattatatatttttttaaaagaaaacctAGTATAAAATATGTACTAGTACTAGGTCCTTGTTAAATGAAATATGTGGGTTACTAGTACAAGGTTCTCAACTAAGTGAAACATGTGGATTTGAGTTAAAGAATATACACAGACATTTGTCTAAGGTTGGTACACATCTCCAGATATACCCATGCATCACTTGCTTATGTTGGTTTCACGATTACAGCATGTATAATCACTGGAGCTGCTCAATGTACAATGTCACACTCGGATAGAAACCTGCATCTCCGAGAGTCATCCCCAGCTGCTGCTGACCGTACGTCTTCCTTGGGTAGCTTCGCACGAGCTGATAGCTTCCAATTCCTGGTATGCCCTGGGAGTCCACATACCTGTAGACCTCTCTGATGGTGTCCGTGTGATGGAAGCTCTGCTGCCTTCTCTCACCGTTCGGAAATCTTATCATTATCTGCAAAAAAAGGCCGTAGTTCAAACCTGACAGCATAGGCCACTAGACCAGAGCC belongs to Miscanthus floridulus cultivar M001 chromosome 4, ASM1932011v1, whole genome shotgun sequence and includes:
- the LOC136549930 gene encoding uncharacterized protein — translated: MASSPSFPTTAPPEPVTPPSPWTITDGAISGTLPAAEVFAVHYPGYPSSPARAARTLGGLPGIAKVRSSDPGARLELRFRPEDPYCHPAFGQSRASTGLLLRLSKRKGAAAPCAEVVARVRTAYHFEGMADFQHVVPVHAAQTRKRKHSDSQNDNERNLDKTGHHEADGDVMMLVPPFFSVKDRPTKIALLPSSNALSKTMHRGVIQERWEMNVGPTLALPFNTQVVPEKINWVDHVRKNSVDWDWQMAVCKLFDERPVWPRQSLYERLLDDSVHVSQSQFKRLLFRAGYYFSTGPFGKFWIRRGYDPRKDSESQIYQRIDFRMPPELRYLLRPKNSGAQKWADMCKLEAMPSQSFIFLQLYELKDDFIQAEIRKPSYQSVCSRSTGWFSKPMIKTLRLQVSIRFLSLLPNEEAKNLLRNAHELIERSKKQEALSRSERSKENNDADEVPATQTGTEDQVGPNNSDSEDVDGEEEEEELDGYDSPPMAEDIHDFTLGDSYTFGEGFSNGYLEEVLRSLPLQEDGQNKSGDAPINADASDGEFEIYEQPSDDEDSDG